The following coding sequences are from one Trueperaceae bacterium window:
- a CDS encoding DUF1043 family protein → MEIDLSALLAAALAAGLLLGGLITWFATRQAGGGRSAAHLKEELETYKRDVAAHYAETAKRVDALTKAYKDVYDHLEDGAYRLVGEEELRRRLDGGSEPVTLPGLGPRPLAEPTPDDAPPAGIGDPATSPAPTPTDDRAPDDAPGDAAADGPVTDDASSDAPPSDEAPDDAPAPDDADAAPDADADAETDAPEAAEDDATPDDDDPRTTP, encoded by the coding sequence ATGGAGATCGACCTCTCCGCGCTCCTCGCCGCCGCCCTCGCCGCGGGGCTGCTGCTCGGGGGGCTCATCACCTGGTTCGCGACGCGGCAGGCCGGCGGCGGGCGCAGCGCCGCGCACCTCAAAGAGGAACTCGAGACCTACAAGCGCGACGTCGCCGCCCACTACGCCGAAACCGCGAAACGCGTCGACGCCCTCACGAAGGCCTACAAGGACGTCTACGACCACCTCGAGGACGGGGCGTACCGCCTCGTCGGCGAGGAGGAGCTGCGCCGCCGCCTCGACGGCGGCAGCGAACCCGTCACCCTCCCCGGCCTCGGGCCGCGCCCCCTCGCCGAACCGACGCCGGACGACGCGCCCCCTGCGGGGATCGGCGACCCGGCAACGAGCCCGGCGCCCACCCCGACCGACGACCGGGCGCCCGACGACGCACCGGGCGACGCGGCGGCGGACGGCCCGGTGACGGACGACGCGAGCTCCGACGCGCCCCCGAGCGACGAGGCCCCGGACGACGCCCCGGCGCCCGACGACGCGGACGCCGCACCGGACGCCGACGCGGACGCCGAAACGGATGCCCCCGAGGCGGCCGAGGACGACGCGACGCCCGACGACGACGACCCCCGCACCACCCCCTGA